A genome region from Streptosporangiales bacterium includes the following:
- a CDS encoding propionate CoA-transferase: protein MSKVCDAATAVSVVRDGHTVASTGVIGWLTPDVVLRALGERFESTGSPEGLTFYFPVGTGDAIGIPGMDHVAKKGLMRRIVSGSYINPKHPQTGQRPALMELIQGDLIEAYSWPIGASMHWLREVARRSPGYLTEIGLGTYVDPRYGGGRFTSRATDQLVEVVEFRGQEYLFYPTWPLDVGIIRAGSADEAGNLSFEDQPLVSSAIALALAVKASGGTVIAQVGSVVSRGSRPAHAVRIPGTLVDHVVVAAEEMTGTDVRDDPGYLGYVPDVVDRLPRLPSGADKVIARRVAREIRPGEAAIFGFGASSDAVLAMAEDGALDDGRLDDYVFTTEHGPFGGAVMSGWQFSANYGPEALLDGAYQFDFIDGGGCPFAALAFAQFDASGNVNVSRFGTANPGAGGFIDIAHNAKRLVFAGTLTTGGLQVDCSDGRLHIRREGKVSKFVEQADDITYRLGPGVRDRGQRALVITERAVFDVTAQGLRLVEIAPGVDMQRDVLDLIGFEVSVSDHLSTWDASLLRP, encoded by the coding sequence ATGAGCAAGGTCTGCGATGCGGCCACGGCCGTATCCGTGGTTCGTGACGGCCACACCGTGGCGAGCACCGGGGTGATCGGGTGGCTGACCCCGGACGTGGTGCTGCGGGCACTCGGTGAGCGCTTCGAATCGACCGGCTCGCCCGAAGGGCTCACCTTCTACTTCCCCGTGGGTACCGGGGACGCGATCGGGATCCCCGGCATGGACCATGTGGCGAAGAAGGGGCTGATGCGCCGGATCGTCTCGGGTTCCTACATCAACCCGAAGCATCCGCAGACCGGGCAGCGTCCGGCGCTCATGGAACTCATCCAGGGCGATCTGATCGAGGCCTACAGCTGGCCGATCGGCGCGTCCATGCACTGGCTCCGCGAGGTCGCACGACGAAGCCCGGGGTACCTGACCGAGATCGGGTTGGGCACCTACGTCGACCCACGGTACGGCGGCGGACGGTTCACCAGCCGTGCCACAGACCAGCTCGTCGAGGTCGTCGAGTTCCGCGGTCAGGAGTACCTCTTCTACCCGACCTGGCCTCTCGACGTGGGCATCATCAGGGCCGGCAGCGCCGACGAGGCCGGGAACCTCTCCTTCGAGGACCAGCCGCTCGTGTCCAGCGCGATCGCGCTCGCGCTGGCCGTCAAGGCAAGCGGCGGAACGGTCATCGCGCAGGTCGGGAGCGTCGTGTCGCGCGGGTCACGTCCGGCGCACGCCGTCCGTATACCGGGCACACTCGTCGACCACGTCGTGGTTGCCGCCGAGGAGATGACCGGTACGGACGTGCGGGACGACCCGGGATATCTGGGGTACGTGCCGGACGTCGTCGACCGGCTGCCCCGCTTGCCCAGCGGGGCGGACAAGGTCATCGCACGCCGGGTGGCGCGGGAGATCCGGCCGGGGGAGGCTGCCATCTTCGGCTTCGGCGCGTCGTCGGACGCGGTTCTCGCGATGGCCGAGGACGGTGCCCTCGACGACGGACGCCTCGACGACTACGTGTTCACCACCGAGCATGGGCCGTTCGGTGGAGCGGTCATGAGCGGCTGGCAGTTCTCCGCCAACTACGGCCCCGAGGCGCTGCTCGACGGCGCGTACCAGTTCGACTTCATCGACGGCGGTGGATGTCCGTTCGCCGCCTTGGCGTTCGCGCAGTTCGACGCGTCGGGCAACGTCAACGTCAGCCGCTTCGGCACGGCCAACCCCGGAGCCGGCGGGTTCATCGACATCGCGCACAACGCGAAGCGGCTGGTGTTCGCCGGCACGCTGACCACCGGCGGCCTGCAGGTCGACTGCAGCGACGGCCGGCTCCACATCCGCCGCGAGGGCAAGGTGTCCAAGTTCGTCGAGCAGGCCGACGACATCACCTACCGACTCGGGCCAGGCGTGCGTGACCGGGGACAGCGGGCGCTGGTGATCACCGAACGGGCCGTCTTCGACGTCACGGCCCAGGGGCTCCGGCTGGTCGAGATCGCCCCGGGCGTCGACATGCAGCGCGACGTCCTCGATCTCATCGGGTTCGAGGTCTCCGTCTCGGACCATCTGTCCACCTGGGACGCATCCCTCCTGCGTCCCTGA
- a CDS encoding MFS transporter, protein MSSSAAQHQIPASTDSDIRRIRPVITASVVGTIIEWYDFFIYGTAAALVFGQLFFPATSSLAGTMAAFATYAVGFAVRPIGGAVFGHFGDRLGRKTILITTLIIMGVTTTVIGLLPTYAQIGIWAPVLLVLLRMAQGFGAGAEFAGAAIMAVEYSPAHRRGFFGSWPQIGVAIGLAASSGVFVLVGLLPEQDFESWGWRIPFLASSVVLLVGAWIRMRISETPVFREVQKEEKVVRSPLAEVLRSQPKSFLAVLGMRFADNAVLYIPVAFTLTYLSEANMSSSVGLIGVLLAAAVQVVAIPMFGSLSDRVGRRLVYGGGAAAAAVVMVPYFLLLDTGNVWLIWLAIVLVGGLAYSAMAGSQPAFFSELFHPRVRYTGVAGARELGASVGGVVPLAATALLAVYSTGLAVAALVIAMCVVTVASVVWAPETRGRKFDVEATAEQRQSNP, encoded by the coding sequence ATGAGCTCGAGCGCGGCGCAACACCAGATACCAGCATCAACAGACTCCGACATCCGTCGTATCCGGCCGGTGATCACTGCGAGCGTGGTCGGAACCATCATCGAGTGGTACGACTTCTTCATCTACGGAACCGCGGCCGCCCTGGTCTTCGGGCAGTTGTTCTTCCCGGCGACGAGCTCCCTGGCCGGCACCATGGCGGCGTTCGCCACGTACGCCGTCGGTTTCGCGGTCCGCCCAATCGGTGGTGCAGTCTTCGGTCACTTCGGCGATCGGCTCGGCCGCAAGACGATCCTGATCACCACCCTGATCATCATGGGCGTCACGACGACGGTGATCGGGTTGCTTCCCACCTATGCGCAGATCGGGATCTGGGCGCCTGTCCTGCTGGTCCTGCTCCGGATGGCGCAAGGCTTCGGGGCGGGAGCCGAGTTCGCCGGAGCGGCCATCATGGCCGTCGAGTACTCGCCGGCCCACCGTCGTGGCTTCTTCGGCAGTTGGCCGCAGATCGGGGTCGCGATCGGGCTCGCCGCGTCGAGCGGCGTCTTCGTGCTCGTCGGCCTGCTCCCCGAGCAGGACTTCGAGTCCTGGGGATGGCGGATCCCGTTCCTCGCCAGCTCCGTGGTCCTGCTCGTCGGCGCCTGGATCCGGATGCGTATCAGCGAGACACCGGTCTTCCGCGAGGTCCAGAAGGAAGAGAAGGTCGTTCGGTCACCCTTGGCCGAGGTGCTGCGCAGTCAGCCCAAGAGCTTCCTCGCGGTGCTCGGGATGCGTTTCGCGGACAACGCCGTCCTCTACATACCGGTGGCGTTCACCCTGACCTACCTGTCGGAAGCGAACATGAGCAGCAGCGTGGGCCTCATCGGTGTGCTGCTCGCTGCTGCGGTGCAGGTCGTCGCGATCCCGATGTTCGGCTCGCTGTCCGATCGCGTCGGCCGCCGTCTCGTGTACGGCGGCGGAGCGGCGGCAGCCGCGGTCGTCATGGTGCCCTACTTCCTGCTGTTGGACACCGGGAACGTGTGGCTGATCTGGTTGGCGATCGTGCTCGTCGGCGGGCTCGCATACTCGGCCATGGCGGGAAGCCAGCCGGCGTTCTTCTCCGAGCTCTTCCATCCCCGGGTTCGCTACACCGGAGTCGCCGGAGCGCGAGAGCTCGGCGCAAGCGTCGGCGGGGTCGTCCCGTTGGCCGCGACGGCGCTGCTCGCGGTGTACTCGACCGGGCTCGCCGTCGCCGCGCTGGTCATCGCGATGTGCGTGGTGACCGTCGCTTCGGTCGTGTGGGCGCCGGAGACCCGCGGCCGCAAGTTCGATGTCGAGGCCACCGCAGAGCAGCGACAGTCCAATCCTTGA
- a CDS encoding phage holin family protein, with product MRVLLKFVATAIALWAACLLPGIGVGEGDNAQRIVTLIVVACVFGIVNAVIKPIIKTVGCLFYVLTLGLLTFVVNGALLLLTAWITGKLGLGFHVDGFWWAVLGAIIVSVVSYLLNLAIPDRGDDRERA from the coding sequence GTGAGAGTGCTGCTGAAGTTCGTCGCCACGGCGATCGCGCTGTGGGCGGCCTGCCTGCTCCCCGGCATCGGTGTCGGCGAGGGCGACAACGCCCAGCGGATCGTCACGCTGATCGTCGTCGCCTGCGTGTTCGGCATCGTCAACGCCGTGATCAAGCCGATCATCAAGACGGTCGGCTGCCTGTTCTACGTGCTCACGCTCGGCCTGCTGACCTTCGTCGTCAACGGCGCGCTGCTCCTGCTGACCGCGTGGATCACCGGCAAACTCGGCCTCGGCTTCCACGTCGACGGCTTCTGGTGGGCCGTGCTCGGCGCGATCATCGTCAGCGTGGTCAGCTACCTGCTGAACCTCGCCATCCCCGACCGCGGGGACGACCGCGAGCGCGCCTGA
- a CDS encoding phosphotransferase, which yields MLGLQATDWRPVGGGCIGDGARVTLDDGRRVFVKTMPDPPDGIFAAEARGLRWLGETDTVAVPAVLAADREGIVLDWVEPGRPSIEAARRLGRELAALHLTGARAYGAPWSGWIGSTAMDNGPASSWPEFYAERRLLPTAALARDRGGLDASDLRAVEQVAASLADLAGPAEPPARLHGDLWDGNLHWSADGRCRVIDPAAHGGHRETDLAMLALFGAPHLDALLRAYAEESSDRGRPLADGWHDRVPLHQLWPLLVHAALFGGGYGARAGGAARAALRRS from the coding sequence CTGCTCGGCCTTCAAGCGACCGACTGGCGGCCCGTCGGCGGCGGCTGCATCGGCGACGGGGCCCGGGTGACGCTCGACGACGGGCGCCGGGTCTTCGTGAAGACTATGCCCGACCCGCCGGACGGCATCTTCGCCGCCGAAGCGCGGGGTCTGCGCTGGCTCGGCGAGACCGACACCGTTGCCGTCCCCGCGGTCCTGGCCGCGGACCGCGAGGGGATCGTGCTCGACTGGGTCGAGCCGGGCCGGCCGAGCATCGAAGCGGCGAGGCGGCTCGGCCGCGAGCTCGCGGCACTGCACCTCACCGGCGCGCGGGCGTACGGCGCGCCGTGGTCGGGGTGGATCGGCAGCACGGCGATGGACAACGGTCCGGCGTCGAGCTGGCCGGAGTTCTACGCCGAGCGCCGGCTGCTGCCGACCGCCGCGCTCGCGCGCGACCGGGGCGGCCTCGACGCGTCCGACCTGCGGGCGGTCGAGCAGGTCGCCGCGTCCCTCGCCGACCTCGCGGGGCCTGCCGAGCCGCCGGCACGCCTGCACGGCGACCTCTGGGACGGCAACCTGCACTGGTCCGCCGACGGGAGGTGCCGGGTCATCGACCCGGCTGCCCACGGCGGGCACCGGGAGACCGACCTCGCGATGCTCGCGCTGTTCGGCGCGCCGCACCTCGACGCCCTGCTGCGCGCGTACGCCGAGGAGTCGTCGGACCGCGGCCGCCCCCTCGCCGACGGCTGGCACGACCGTGTGCCGTTGCATCAGCTCTGGCCCCTGCTGGTGCACGCGGCCCTGTTCGGCGGCGGGTACGGAGCCCGGGCGGGCGGCGCGGCGCGTGCCGCCCTTCGCCGCAGTTGA
- a CDS encoding carbonic anhydrase — translation MTATDELLARAELFRESFGGGNLPRQPATGVTVVTCMDSRIDLFRLLGIGEGDAHVLRNSGGIVTTDVRRSLAISQRLMGTTEVVLIQHTDCGMLTFTDAELDAALRSETGRAPDWSGGAFTDLEVSVRQSINQLRGDPFVPHRQSIRGFVYDVDKGSLREIDPG, via the coding sequence GTGACGGCCACCGACGAACTGCTCGCCAGGGCCGAGCTCTTCCGCGAGTCCTTCGGCGGCGGCAACCTCCCGCGGCAGCCCGCCACAGGCGTCACCGTGGTCACCTGCATGGACTCGCGCATCGACCTGTTCCGCCTGCTCGGCATCGGCGAGGGCGACGCGCACGTCCTCCGCAACTCCGGCGGGATCGTGACCACCGACGTGCGCCGCAGCCTCGCCATCAGCCAGCGCCTCATGGGCACGACCGAGGTCGTCCTGATCCAGCACACCGACTGCGGCATGCTCACGTTCACCGACGCCGAGCTCGACGCGGCGCTCCGCAGCGAGACCGGGCGGGCACCCGACTGGTCCGGCGGCGCCTTCACCGACCTCGAGGTAAGCGTCCGGCAGTCGATCAACCAGCTGCGCGGCGACCCGTTCGTGCCGCACCGGCAGTCGATCCGCGGCTTCGTCTACGACGTCGACAAGGGCTCGCTGCGCGAGATCGACCCGGGTTAG
- a CDS encoding low molecular weight phosphotyrosine protein phosphatase — protein MSETDGASTPFRVCFVCTGNICRSPIAEAVFRSHVERAGLGGRVAGDSAGTGGWYAGEPPEPDALDVLAAHGVDGSWLRARQFDVAELATLDLVIALDRGHHGILTSRAGPHAGKVRLLREFDPGADGLDVPDPYRGPREGFEHVYRLVEAAMPGLLDRIRADLGG, from the coding sequence ATGTCGGAGACCGACGGCGCGTCCACGCCCTTCCGGGTGTGCTTCGTCTGCACCGGCAACATCTGCCGATCGCCGATCGCCGAGGCCGTGTTCCGCTCCCACGTGGAGCGGGCCGGCCTCGGCGGTCGCGTCGCCGGCGACAGCGCGGGCACCGGCGGGTGGTACGCCGGTGAGCCGCCGGAGCCCGACGCGCTCGACGTCCTCGCCGCCCACGGCGTCGACGGTTCCTGGCTGCGCGCCAGGCAGTTCGACGTCGCCGAGCTGGCGACCCTCGACCTCGTCATCGCGCTCGACCGCGGGCACCACGGCATCCTGACCTCGCGTGCCGGCCCGCACGCCGGCAAGGTGCGGCTGCTGCGCGAGTTCGACCCCGGCGCCGACGGCCTCGACGTCCCCGACCCCTACCGCGGACCGCGCGAGGGCTTCGAGCACGTGTACCGGCTCGTCGAGGCAGCGATGCCCGGGCTGCTCGACCGCATCCGGGCCGACCTCGGCGGCTGA
- a CDS encoding flotillin family protein produces MTYVYIAIAVVVAIIVIAILFRLIWKVAEPNEALIISGLGARGERSGTAESLGFRIVTGKGTLVLPGFQTARRLLLDSRAATLGVECVTKQGIPVRIRGVIIYKVGDDFVSIANAARRFLDQQKQVDETIHELFAGHLRSIIGNLTVEDLILNRERLTSEIRGSSADEMSKLGLVVDSLQIQEIDDQSGYITNMGKPHAAAISASARIAEAQRDQEATKAEQIAAAEKASWIRDSQTKQASYQAEVDTAAATARQAGPLSEATARQDVIRAETEAAELAALLAEQKLQSDVRKPADAKAYETRTLADAQRDARISSAQAEARETELRATADATRVQTAANASAEATKMRGDAEAHATRATGEAEAAAAQARGLADAEAAKAKGLAEAQAIKARADALAENQEAVVAQQLAERWPEIVAAGAQALGNVDHMVVLNGADGMSEMLAKTLTLGGTGLGLAKTLLGSMKENGTLPSTNGSSEATASAVVQPHEDTPAS; encoded by the coding sequence ATGACCTACGTCTACATCGCCATCGCGGTGGTGGTCGCGATCATCGTGATCGCGATCCTGTTCCGCCTGATCTGGAAGGTGGCGGAGCCCAACGAGGCCCTGATCATCTCCGGTCTCGGGGCACGCGGCGAGCGCAGCGGCACCGCCGAGAGCCTCGGCTTCAGGATCGTCACCGGCAAGGGCACGCTGGTCCTGCCGGGCTTCCAGACCGCACGCCGGCTGCTCCTCGACTCCCGGGCCGCGACCCTCGGCGTCGAGTGCGTGACCAAGCAGGGCATCCCGGTGCGCATCCGCGGTGTCATCATCTACAAGGTCGGCGACGACTTCGTCTCGATCGCGAACGCCGCCCGCCGGTTCCTCGACCAACAGAAGCAGGTCGACGAGACCATCCACGAGCTGTTCGCCGGTCATCTCCGCTCGATCATCGGCAACCTCACCGTCGAGGACCTCATCCTCAACCGCGAGCGCCTCACCTCCGAGATCCGCGGCTCGTCCGCCGACGAGATGAGCAAGCTCGGCCTCGTCGTCGACTCCCTGCAGATCCAGGAGATCGACGACCAGTCCGGCTACATCACCAACATGGGCAAGCCGCACGCCGCGGCGATCTCGGCGTCGGCGCGCATCGCCGAGGCGCAGCGCGACCAGGAGGCGACGAAGGCCGAGCAGATCGCCGCCGCCGAGAAGGCGTCGTGGATCAGGGACAGCCAGACCAAGCAGGCCTCCTACCAGGCCGAGGTCGACACGGCCGCCGCGACGGCACGGCAGGCGGGTCCGCTCTCCGAGGCAACCGCCAGGCAGGACGTCATCAGGGCCGAGACCGAGGCCGCGGAGCTCGCCGCCCTGCTCGCCGAGCAGAAGCTGCAGTCCGACGTCCGCAAGCCCGCGGACGCGAAGGCGTACGAGACCCGCACCCTGGCCGACGCCCAGCGCGACGCGCGCATCTCGTCCGCACAGGCCGAGGCGCGCGAGACCGAGCTGCGGGCCACCGCCGACGCGACCCGCGTACAGACCGCGGCCAACGCCTCTGCCGAGGCGACGAAGATGCGCGGCGACGCGGAGGCACACGCCACCCGGGCGACCGGCGAGGCCGAGGCGGCCGCGGCGCAGGCACGCGGTCTGGCCGACGCCGAGGCGGCCAAGGCGAAGGGCCTGGCCGAGGCGCAGGCGATCAAGGCGCGGGCCGACGCGCTGGCCGAGAACCAGGAGGCCGTCGTCGCGCAGCAGCTCGCCGAGCGGTGGCCCGAGATCGTCGCCGCCGGCGCGCAGGCGCTGGGCAACGTCGACCACATGGTCGTGCTCAACGGCGCCGACGGCATGTCCGAGATGCTCGCGAAGACCCTCACCCTGGGCGGCACGGGTCTCGGCCTGGCGAAGACGCTGCTCGGCAGCATGAAGGAGAACGGCACCTTGCCGTCCACCAACGGCAGCTCGGAGGCGACCGCGTCCGCGGTCGTCCAGCCGCACGAGGATACCCCCGCGAGCTGA
- a CDS encoding UDP-4-amino-4,6-dideoxy-N-acetyl-beta-L-altrosamine transaminase has protein sequence MLPYGRQSVAAEDIAAVTKVLAGDWLTTGPAVRSFEERLSEWAGGADCVTVTSGTAALHVAYAACGIGAGDEIVTSPMTFVATASCAMMLGASVAFADVDDDTALLDPSAAKAAMGSRTRAVVAIDYAGQPADYDALRHVADAGGALLVDDAAHAIGSTYRGRAVGSIADVTTFSFFPTKNLTTAEGGAVATTDGEIARRARRFRTIGLVRDREDMRYPDEGGWHQEVHELGLNYRLPDVLCALGEAQLGRLAAFKARRAELVARYREALAEVDGVRLLGVRDDVDPAWHLFPVRVRDGRRREVYDRMRAAGIGVQVNYVPVYWHPAFEDLGYRRGMCPNAEAFYAEELSLPLFPDLTDADQDRVVDALLAALR, from the coding sequence ATGCTGCCGTACGGACGGCAATCCGTCGCCGCGGAGGACATCGCGGCGGTCACGAAGGTGCTGGCAGGCGACTGGCTCACCACCGGCCCCGCGGTGCGCTCGTTCGAAGAGCGTCTCTCGGAGTGGGCCGGCGGCGCCGACTGCGTCACCGTGACATCGGGCACGGCCGCGCTGCACGTGGCGTACGCGGCCTGCGGGATCGGTGCGGGCGACGAGATCGTCACGAGCCCGATGACGTTCGTGGCGACGGCGTCGTGCGCGATGATGCTCGGCGCCTCGGTCGCCTTCGCGGACGTCGACGACGACACGGCGTTGCTCGACCCTTCGGCGGCGAAGGCGGCGATGGGCTCGCGCACCCGTGCCGTGGTGGCGATCGACTATGCCGGCCAGCCCGCCGACTACGACGCGCTGCGTCACGTCGCCGACGCGGGCGGCGCCCTCCTCGTCGACGACGCCGCCCACGCGATCGGGTCGACGTACCGCGGCCGCGCCGTCGGATCGATCGCCGACGTGACGACGTTCTCGTTCTTCCCCACCAAGAACCTCACCACCGCCGAGGGCGGCGCGGTCGCCACGACCGACGGCGAGATCGCGAGACGGGCGAGGCGCTTCCGCACCATCGGCCTCGTCCGCGACCGCGAGGACATGCGTTACCCGGACGAGGGCGGCTGGCACCAGGAGGTGCACGAGCTCGGCCTGAACTACCGGCTGCCCGACGTGCTCTGCGCGCTCGGCGAGGCACAGCTAGGCCGGCTCGCCGCGTTCAAGGCGCGCCGCGCGGAGCTGGTGGCGCGGTACCGCGAGGCGCTCGCCGAGGTCGACGGCGTCCGGCTGCTCGGCGTGCGTGACGACGTCGACCCGGCCTGGCACCTGTTCCCCGTGCGCGTGCGGGACGGCCGCCGCCGCGAGGTGTACGACCGGATGCGCGCCGCCGGCATCGGCGTGCAGGTCAACTACGTCCCCGTCTACTGGCACCCGGCGTTCGAGGACCTCGGCTACCGCCGTGGGATGTGCCCGAACGCCGAGGCGTTCTACGCCGAGGAGCTGTCGCTGCCGCTGTTCCCCGACCTCACCGACGCGGACCAGGACCGGGTCGTCGACGCCCTCCTGGCAGCCCTGCGATGA
- the pseB gene encoding UDP-N-acetylglucosamine 4,6-dehydratase (inverting): MSVLNGSDVLVTGGTGSFGKTFIRHLLDHHDPRRVVVISRDELKQYEARQLFDDDPRLRWFIGDIRDRERLVRAMHGVEYVVHAAALKQVDTAEYNPFEYVRTNVSGSQNVVEAAIDSGVQKVVALSTDKASSPINLYGATKLVADKLFVSANHYAANHPARFAVVRYGNVMASRGSVIPFFRKLAEQGKSLPITDKRMTRFWITLDQAVKFVVDSFDLMAGGELYVPRIPSMKVVDLAQAIAPDAPMHEIGVRPGEKLHEEMVSPEEGRRALRLGDRYVLQPTIATWGYEPPADGVPVGDGFAYRSDTNDLWLDVDQIREMLSTSLAS, translated from the coding sequence GTGTCTGTGCTCAACGGATCGGACGTTCTCGTCACCGGCGGGACGGGCTCGTTCGGCAAGACCTTCATTCGTCATCTGCTCGACCATCACGACCCTCGTCGTGTCGTCGTCATCTCTCGTGACGAGCTCAAACAATACGAGGCGCGCCAGCTGTTCGACGACGACCCGCGCCTTCGCTGGTTCATCGGCGACATTCGCGACCGCGAGCGGCTGGTGCGTGCGATGCACGGCGTCGAGTACGTCGTTCACGCTGCCGCACTCAAGCAGGTCGACACCGCCGAGTACAACCCCTTCGAGTACGTACGCACCAACGTGTCCGGCTCGCAGAACGTCGTCGAGGCCGCGATCGACAGCGGGGTGCAGAAGGTCGTCGCGCTGTCGACCGACAAGGCCTCGAGCCCCATCAACCTGTACGGCGCGACGAAGCTCGTCGCCGACAAGCTGTTCGTCTCGGCCAACCACTACGCCGCCAACCACCCGGCGCGGTTCGCCGTCGTCAGGTACGGCAACGTCATGGCCAGCCGCGGCTCGGTGATCCCGTTCTTCCGCAAGCTCGCGGAGCAGGGCAAGTCGTTGCCGATCACCGACAAGCGGATGACGAGGTTCTGGATCACGCTCGACCAGGCGGTGAAGTTCGTCGTCGACTCCTTCGACCTGATGGCCGGCGGCGAGCTGTACGTGCCACGCATCCCGAGCATGAAGGTCGTCGACCTCGCCCAGGCGATCGCCCCCGATGCGCCCATGCACGAGATCGGCGTGCGGCCCGGCGAGAAGCTGCACGAGGAGATGGTGTCGCCCGAGGAGGGCCGCCGCGCACTCCGGCTCGGCGACAGGTACGTGCTGCAGCCGACGATCGCGACGTGGGGCTACGAGCCGCCCGCCGACGGCGTGCCGGTCGGCGACGGGTTCGCGTACCGCTCGGACACCAACGACCTGTGGCTCGACGTCGACCAGATCCGCGAGATGCTGTCGACGAGCCTGGCTTCCTAG
- a CDS encoding NTP transferase domain-containing protein: MSTVVGVLQARTGSTRLPGKVLLPLAGRSVLGWVVRAVRESDSVDELVVATTTEDGDDAVVAECAELGVEVYRGPVDDVLSRFLHATKRWEPDAIARFTADCPLLDPSLVAAAVGAWRAAPWLDYVSTAMPRCVPRGMDVEVVRGETLRDIDATATAHHRTHVTSAVYTQPDRYRLLGLTLRPDASDLRVTLDTADDLSLLEAVVAELGDRTASLPELVPFLRSRPDVVALNAHIEQKVLEAG; this comes from the coding sequence ATGAGCACGGTCGTCGGTGTGCTGCAGGCGCGGACGGGCTCGACCCGGCTGCCCGGCAAGGTGCTGCTGCCGCTGGCGGGGCGCAGCGTGCTCGGCTGGGTGGTCAGGGCCGTACGCGAGTCGGACAGCGTCGACGAGCTCGTCGTCGCGACGACGACGGAGGACGGCGACGACGCGGTGGTCGCGGAGTGCGCCGAGCTCGGCGTCGAGGTGTACCGCGGGCCGGTCGACGACGTGCTCAGCAGGTTCCTGCACGCGACGAAGCGGTGGGAGCCCGATGCGATCGCACGGTTCACGGCGGACTGCCCGCTGCTCGACCCGTCGCTCGTCGCGGCGGCCGTGGGCGCGTGGCGCGCGGCGCCGTGGCTCGACTACGTCAGCACGGCGATGCCGCGGTGCGTCCCGCGTGGCATGGACGTCGAGGTCGTCCGCGGCGAGACGCTCAGGGACATCGACGCGACGGCGACCGCGCACCACCGCACCCACGTGACGTCGGCGGTCTACACCCAGCCGGACAGGTACCGGCTCCTCGGCCTCACGCTGCGACCCGACGCGTCCGACCTGCGGGTGACCCTCGACACGGCGGACGACCTGAGCCTGCTCGAGGCGGTCGTCGCGGAGCTCGGCGACCGCACGGCGTCGCTGCCCGAGCTGGTGCCGTTCCTGCGGTCGCGTCCCGACGTCGTGGCGCTCAACGCGCACATCGAGCAGAAGGTCCTGGAGGCCGGATGA
- a CDS encoding spore coat protein, whose product MRVAFCCDAGPAIGIGHVMRCLALAEELAARGATPVFVADLAGVPWARAQVERRGFAVVAPETTYVDGVLACAPSAVVLDSYLLPAEVSGELRAAGLPVLAIVDGDLRGHVADVYVDQNLGAEDDDPAVPDGAVRLAGLRFAMLRSEVIGAGPASPDASGETGTPRVLAFFGGTDAFGAAPVLVRALAAAGRPFDATVVASRDDLVRRVGEVPLAAGQQVEVIAPTDRIAALVVGADLVLAASGTSIWELLCLGAAAALVRVADNQVVGYDRTVATGAVAGLGALADVDADPSAAARTLTRLLTDRDERAALRRKGRDLVDGRGRTRVADTLLALLP is encoded by the coding sequence ATGAGGGTCGCGTTCTGCTGCGACGCGGGACCCGCGATCGGCATCGGCCACGTCATGCGGTGCCTCGCACTGGCGGAGGAGCTCGCCGCCCGCGGGGCGACTCCGGTCTTCGTCGCCGACCTCGCCGGCGTGCCGTGGGCGCGGGCGCAGGTGGAGCGTCGCGGATTCGCGGTCGTGGCGCCGGAGACGACGTACGTCGACGGCGTGCTCGCGTGCGCGCCGTCGGCGGTGGTGCTCGACTCCTACCTGCTCCCGGCCGAGGTCTCGGGCGAGCTGCGGGCAGCGGGGCTGCCGGTCCTCGCGATCGTCGACGGCGACCTGCGCGGCCACGTGGCCGACGTGTACGTCGACCAGAACCTCGGCGCGGAGGACGACGACCCTGCGGTGCCCGATGGCGCGGTCCGGCTCGCCGGACTGCGCTTCGCGATGCTCAGGTCCGAGGTGATCGGGGCAGGCCCCGCGTCGCCCGACGCGTCCGGCGAGACGGGGACGCCTCGGGTGCTCGCGTTCTTCGGCGGCACCGACGCGTTCGGCGCCGCGCCGGTGCTCGTAAGGGCGCTCGCCGCCGCGGGGCGCCCCTTCGACGCGACCGTCGTGGCGTCGCGCGACGACCTCGTACGGCGCGTGGGCGAGGTGCCGCTCGCCGCTGGCCAGCAGGTCGAGGTGATCGCCCCCACCGACCGCATCGCGGCGCTCGTCGTCGGTGCCGACCTCGTGCTCGCCGCGTCGGGCACGTCGATCTGGGAGCTGCTCTGCCTGGGCGCGGCGGCCGCCCTGGTGCGCGTCGCCGACAACCAGGTCGTCGGCTACGACCGCACCGTCGCGACCGGTGCCGTCGCGGGTCTCGGTGCTCTCGCCGACGTCGACGCCGACCCGTCCGCCGCGGCCCGCACGCTCACCAGGCTCCTGACCGATCGGGACGAACGCGCCGCCCTGCGCCGCAAGGGCCGCGACCTCGTCGACGGCCGCGGCCGCACCCGCGTCGCCGACACCCTCCTCGCCCTGCTCCCCTGA